A DNA window from Mya arenaria isolate MELC-2E11 chromosome 17, ASM2691426v1 contains the following coding sequences:
- the LOC128223079 gene encoding uncharacterized protein LOC128223079, translating into MPPKFGGGEKCDICSKTVYAAERIEAGKRPFHKFCFKCSECKMQLKLENYAQADGILYCKKHYASCVVAKNTQDPAAAM; encoded by the exons GGCGGTGGGGAGAAGTGTGATATATGCAGTAAGACTGTATACGCTGCAGAGAGGATCGAGGCTGGGAAGAGGCCATTCCACAAGTTCTGCTTCAAGTGCAGCGAATGCAAGATGCAACTCAA GTTAGAAAATTACGCCCAAGCCGACGGTATTCTATACTGCAAGAAGCATTACGCATCCTGTGTCGTCGCCAAAAACACGCAGGACCCCGCCGCGGCCATGTAG